A genomic region of Pseudomonas frederiksbergensis contains the following coding sequences:
- a CDS encoding pyridoxal phosphate-dependent aminotransferase, with amino-acid sequence MRYSALTQRIAGDGAAAWQIHDRALELREQGVDVLLLSIGDPDFDTPAPIVRAAIDSLVAGDTHYPPVRGTQGLRDSIARRHRRRSGQAVSADHIIVMPGAQCAVYSVAQCLLDPGDEVIIAEPMYVTYEGVFGAIGVKVLPVAVRPQNGFRVDPADVAALITPKTRAILLNSPNNPSGASLPLRVWQALASLCIRHDLWLISDEVYSDLLYEGEHISPASLPGMAERTATINSLSKSHAMSGWRVGWVIGPKTLADHLEHLSLCMLFGIPEFIQNAAQWALDEDLPEVALMREEYRQRRDLVCASLSDCPGIRPIRPDGGMFVMVDVRQTGLTAQHFAERLLEGYGVSVLAGEAFGPSAAGHIRLGLVVDRRKLADACRRIALCAADLLESRVGFG; translated from the coding sequence ATGCGCTACTCAGCGTTGACCCAACGCATCGCCGGTGACGGAGCGGCGGCGTGGCAGATTCATGATCGAGCGCTGGAATTGCGCGAGCAGGGTGTCGACGTATTGCTGCTGTCGATCGGTGATCCTGACTTTGATACACCTGCGCCCATTGTCCGGGCCGCCATCGACAGCCTGGTGGCGGGTGACACTCACTATCCGCCCGTACGCGGCACTCAAGGGCTGCGCGACAGCATCGCCCGTCGCCATCGACGCCGCAGTGGTCAGGCGGTGAGTGCCGATCACATCATCGTCATGCCCGGCGCCCAGTGTGCGGTGTATTCCGTGGCGCAATGCCTGCTCGATCCGGGCGATGAAGTGATCATCGCCGAACCGATGTACGTGACGTATGAAGGCGTGTTCGGTGCCATTGGGGTGAAAGTGCTGCCAGTGGCGGTGCGCCCGCAGAACGGTTTCCGGGTCGATCCGGCGGATGTCGCGGCACTCATCACCCCGAAAACCCGCGCGATCCTGCTCAACAGCCCGAACAATCCTTCCGGCGCCAGCTTACCGCTGAGGGTCTGGCAGGCACTGGCATCGCTGTGTATTCGTCACGACCTGTGGCTGATCAGCGACGAGGTCTACAGCGATTTGCTGTATGAGGGCGAGCACATCAGCCCGGCCAGCCTGCCGGGCATGGCCGAGCGTACGGCGACCATCAACAGCCTGTCCAAGTCCCACGCCATGAGCGGCTGGCGGGTCGGATGGGTGATAGGCCCCAAAACCCTGGCCGATCATCTGGAGCACCTGTCGTTGTGCATGTTGTTCGGCATTCCAGAGTTCATTCAGAACGCCGCGCAATGGGCGCTGGACGAGGATTTGCCGGAAGTGGCGCTGATGCGTGAGGAATATCGCCAGCGGCGCGACCTGGTGTGCGCCAGTTTGAGTGATTGTCCGGGCATCCGGCCGATCCGCCCCGATGGCGGGATGTTCGTGATGGTCGATGTACGGCAGACAGGGCTGACGGCCCAGCACTTCGCCGAGCGGCTGCTGGAAGGTTATGGGGTGTCGGTACTGGCCGGTGAAGCATTCGGGCCGAGTGCGGCGGGGCATATTCGCTTGGGCCTGGTGGTGGATCGCAGGAAACTGGCGGACGCCTGTCGACGCATTGCCTTGTGCGCGGCGGATTTGCTGGAGTCGCGGGTGGGTTTTGGTTAA
- a CDS encoding LuxR family transcriptional regulator — MYRSTTASVRSSPAPVNLQPQQPPPPEAITLTAREKEVLTWGVAGKSSWEIAQICSCSEAGVNYHFCNIRRKFGVRSRWAAMAKALEQGLIQSS, encoded by the coding sequence ATGTACCGTTCCACAACTGCTTCAGTTCGATCATCGCCAGCCCCGGTCAACCTCCAGCCACAGCAACCCCCGCCACCCGAGGCGATCACGCTGACGGCCAGGGAAAAAGAAGTCTTGACGTGGGGCGTGGCCGGTAAGTCGTCCTGGGAAATCGCCCAGATCTGCAGCTGCAGCGAGGCTGGCGTGAATTACCACTTTTGCAATATCCGTCGAAAATTCGGCGTGAGATCGCGCTGGGCCGCCATGGCCAAGGCGCTGGAACAAGGCTTGATCCAATCGTCTTGA
- a CDS encoding response regulator transcription factor, whose amino-acid sequence MKLEQTPRPTPSHLSRDHACDDTPVSHRHRPYQPLRIILADDHPVVLMGAEMALRASCKSTFSIVALASNADELIEHLERTPCDLVISDYSMPYGRFPDGLALIGYLRRHFGHIPLIVMTMLRNPSLLQALLNTGVSGVFDKRSPMGELKQAVQTVIKGRRHLCPTFAGILKAQCLPSSSTGAPLVSLSERELEVVRLFVQGLSGRQIAAQLNRSEKTISRQKRTAMDKLGLGHDGGLVEFARVSGLWG is encoded by the coding sequence ATGAAGCTGGAACAGACGCCCCGCCCCACACCGTCTCACCTCTCCCGCGACCATGCCTGTGACGATACGCCCGTGTCGCACAGGCATCGCCCCTACCAACCGCTGCGCATCATCCTCGCCGATGACCATCCGGTGGTGCTGATGGGGGCTGAAATGGCCCTGCGTGCGTCTTGCAAATCGACGTTCTCCATTGTCGCACTGGCCAGCAACGCCGATGAACTCATCGAGCACCTGGAACGCACGCCGTGTGACCTGGTGATCAGCGACTACTCGATGCCCTACGGGCGTTTCCCCGATGGTCTGGCGCTGATCGGGTACTTGAGGCGTCATTTCGGGCACATTCCGCTGATCGTGATGACCATGCTGCGTAATCCTTCGTTGTTGCAAGCGTTGCTCAACACCGGCGTGAGCGGCGTGTTCGACAAGCGCAGCCCCATGGGCGAGCTGAAACAGGCAGTACAAACGGTGATCAAGGGGCGTCGACACCTGTGCCCTACGTTTGCCGGGATCCTGAAGGCCCAGTGCCTGCCCTCCTCCAGCACTGGCGCGCCATTGGTGAGCCTTTCCGAGCGAGAACTGGAAGTGGTCCGACTGTTTGTTCAGGGCTTGTCAGGCCGGCAGATCGCGGCGCAACTGAACCGCAGCGAAAAAACCATCAGCCGACAAAAACGCACCGCCATGGACAAGTTGGGACTTGGCCATGACGGTGGGTTGGTGGAGTTTGCGCGGGTGAGTGGATTGTGGGGGTGA
- a CDS encoding RHS repeat domain-containing protein, whose product MGKTVTSNNLFDKPDSVRRIDLSGQQISEHVYQYDGAGRTAEEYDAAGNWTRYEYDGFDRMTKTVLPDSNEVERQYAGHSSEDLPVKISVNGVALGEQGFDGLDRMTVSITGGRKSVYTFDPGQSQPKSVKRPSGVETGYVYRPELGEDPEQRIALESTAIFTYDAQNARLKTTEEVDPSGIKHSLAREYFSTGELKSERREQTGEVTRVMYYEYSRQARLMRYTDVLGQSQEYEYNARAQLIATRLGDTRSTFIYDDLAQLKTIETVDGAQRLKIDLEYDDFGREVLRTFDLGNQITQTLSQTYDEVDRLTQRTLMQGSGTLRDETYAYDERGRLVDYNCRGSQLPEDPYGKVIKGQLFGFDAQDNLDFVETTFDGGRHSIYFEYTNADDPCQLTALTNQLSPALPGDPLYPPRIDFTYDADGNLLRDEVGRILGYDSLGRLISVSAQAGETATDYHYDSLDTLSGLGTSGGNEQRFYQGGELANQIKGANNSTFVRADGIVLAELQAGAGPKSLLLASDDKNSVLCELSQDGRSEVVYSAYGHRGADPAVSGHLGYNGERREAQTGWYLLGNGYRAFNPLLMRFHGPDSWSPFGVGGLNAYMYCLGNPVRFKDETGHSVFSRLAMLFMYAGGDDVVGAVASRVGSNAAKTAGRGSRQLVNVTDELGKLSVSTRPSRPTVRQPSARARSITPDYSRSPERAPQTLAREARLDRYVAPNSSQETFDMAFKQAKVKNPAIEMPVTNTSTKQKVSTQISDKKSPRPKQPAPITEQQKQKEAWEKKNRIEEIRKNDSRF is encoded by the coding sequence ATGGGTAAAACCGTCACGTCCAATAACCTGTTCGACAAGCCCGACAGCGTCAGACGTATCGACCTGAGCGGCCAGCAGATCAGCGAGCATGTTTATCAATACGACGGGGCGGGGCGTACCGCCGAGGAGTACGACGCTGCCGGCAACTGGACACGTTATGAGTACGATGGTTTTGATCGAATGACCAAAACCGTGTTGCCGGACAGCAACGAAGTCGAGCGCCAGTATGCCGGGCACAGCAGCGAAGACCTTCCGGTGAAGATCAGTGTCAACGGTGTTGCGCTGGGGGAACAGGGTTTTGACGGGCTCGATCGGATGACCGTGTCCATTACCGGCGGGCGGAAAAGTGTCTATACCTTCGACCCGGGACAAAGCCAGCCGAAAAGCGTCAAGCGTCCCAGCGGGGTGGAAACCGGTTACGTGTATCGGCCGGAGCTGGGCGAAGATCCAGAACAGCGGATTGCGCTGGAGAGTACCGCGATCTTTACCTATGACGCCCAGAACGCGCGTCTGAAGACCACTGAAGAAGTTGACCCGTCAGGCATCAAACATAGCCTTGCACGTGAGTATTTCAGCACCGGTGAACTGAAAAGTGAACGCCGTGAGCAGACCGGCGAAGTCACGCGGGTCATGTATTACGAGTACAGCCGGCAGGCACGCTTGATGAGGTATACCGATGTCCTCGGGCAATCCCAGGAGTATGAATACAACGCACGTGCCCAGTTGATCGCCACCCGTCTTGGGGACACACGCTCGACATTCATCTATGACGATCTGGCGCAACTCAAGACGATTGAAACCGTCGATGGAGCGCAGCGGCTGAAGATCGACCTTGAGTACGATGATTTTGGCCGTGAGGTGCTGCGTACATTCGACCTGGGCAATCAGATCACACAAACCCTGAGCCAGACCTACGACGAGGTGGACAGGCTGACTCAGCGCACGTTGATGCAGGGCAGCGGGACGTTGCGTGACGAAACCTACGCTTATGACGAACGCGGACGCCTGGTCGACTACAACTGCAGAGGCAGTCAACTGCCAGAAGACCCTTATGGCAAAGTCATCAAGGGCCAGCTTTTTGGTTTTGATGCGCAGGACAATCTGGACTTTGTGGAGACCACCTTTGACGGCGGCCGTCATTCGATCTACTTCGAATACACGAACGCCGACGATCCTTGCCAGTTGACCGCGCTCACCAATCAATTGAGTCCGGCGCTACCTGGCGATCCGCTTTATCCGCCTAGAATCGACTTTACGTACGACGCCGACGGGAATCTGCTGCGCGACGAAGTCGGTCGTATTTTGGGTTACGACAGCCTGGGGCGTCTGATCAGCGTCAGCGCCCAGGCTGGTGAAACGGCCACCGACTATCACTATGACTCGCTGGACACGCTTAGCGGCCTTGGCACTTCTGGCGGCAATGAACAGCGTTTTTACCAGGGCGGTGAATTGGCCAACCAGATCAAGGGTGCCAACAACAGTACCTTTGTAAGAGCCGACGGGATTGTGCTCGCCGAGCTCCAGGCAGGTGCTGGCCCAAAGTCCCTGTTGCTGGCCAGTGATGACAAGAACAGCGTGCTGTGCGAACTCAGCCAGGATGGGCGTAGCGAAGTGGTGTATTCGGCGTACGGCCATCGTGGGGCTGACCCGGCCGTGAGCGGTCATTTGGGTTACAACGGCGAACGACGGGAAGCGCAAACCGGGTGGTACTTGTTGGGTAATGGGTATCGGGCGTTCAATCCGTTGTTGATGCGGTTTCATGGCCCCGATAGCTGGAGCCCGTTTGGTGTCGGGGGATTGAATGCGTATATGTATTGTTTGGGGAATCCGGTTCGATTCAAGGATGAAACAGGGCACTCAGTTTTTTCCAGGCTTGCTATGTTGTTTATGTACGCTGGCGGCGACGATGTAGTCGGAGCGGTGGCCAGTAGGGTTGGTTCAAATGCCGCGAAAACAGCAGGCCGTGGTTCTCGACAATTAGTGAACGTCACCGATGAGTTGGGAAAACTTTCTGTGTCTACTCGACCTTCAAGACCAACCGTGCGTCAGCCTTCGGCAAGGGCCCGTTCTATAACACCGGACTATTCGCGTTCTCCTGAACGCGCTCCACAAACCTTGGCCAGAGAGGCGCGTCTCGATAGATATGTCGCACCCAACTCTTCACAGGAAACATTCGATATGGCATTCAAGCAGGCGAAAGTTAAAAATCCAGCTATTGAAATGCCAGTCACTAATACATCAACTAAGCAAAAAGTTTCAACTCAGATCTCTGACAAAAAATCGCCCAGACCAAAACAACCGGCACCAATAACTGAACAGCAGAAGCAGAAAGAAGCTTGGGAGAAAAAGAATCGAATCGAAGAAATCAGGAAAAACGACAGCAGGTTTTAA